In Pseudocalidococcus azoricus BACA0444, a single genomic region encodes these proteins:
- a CDS encoding DUF4114 domain-containing protein yields the protein MASPTNTIFLNAQQSLLQRLYNQSPLSAIQNGVAQVGIAVVFSNNSPQSTEIYANAQGNLVNSSGTAIDGLSFGGPGQTFIGGKAYIALSGQLDWKTTNAFQNSSGEYDEGLFSFANALFYQVNLDSFEFTFSNSPFDAANLTSVNWFSIPMRMWVPGNTTSGNQSGFQASPNQQNWVEALQGLVPNGSNVFKDAAGNFLIAASPTTTPFSNQSFAWISLPAASTTEITVAKNLNYYPNQIVQFAQNTGGTLPDPLKPNTNYYVLSYNNSTGVLQVSDSLGGAPIEYTSTGSNAPSLTVTITTPDYPTEVYGSFQTYVNDFISWLPALPTGNSISTESPYSISGYFNGAPSDDAGQQIWHNGGFYNYQIYYDSTKQNVVLIPGTQITNAGVSQVQGILAISTTNLENSIIATNGTYSVYASLSDYANNTPYNYTTQFPSGSTPNAATTSTTINTGSNNQWGPVFANLATGFVAGYWRQNDSVQNTAVFNNSNFWSFFNADGTPKAFSNTTAGFFDPYSKLFANNSNSYGGNYTDNLEKSLGLGAPLLTVGEANTDNAIYVSLLDINNLPTGTTPPSTDISTSFGNFAWNGYQPPVQPAPSQLPTTSFATPPAANNFSSFGVTVDFSGQMISLNSDQIKFVSLQSSDGRFTGTAETFQGWGNYQYIPGQPNPSYNQASQPNGVFNLVNFPLPNAAGTTGYTLKFLDQDQKPLYETKFFLTGDGNYYNATVGSGSGQQIQQRYFPLTQSPTAAANNLAASVPYTQSALTSSDFGTSPTTPSNSNMVYGNYLNALTLTPIASSAPQLPPQLWDYNSSVLGNNPNLSQPWAPIVWIQNSTSYVLPSDYSTTAPSPANYTLATPLTSGDLTFSWLGGPNSLGGVYTLPGAFISNLSGTNNKTFALASGNIQFINAPNGITPLPFQSDIDGQWAVKTNPSTPLPNGTYTINFTQALTDPQGNSLTVGYAGNLSSSYSTTFTVNQTTNLQFQASSPGLTLVPPSGSTASGQWLNITIDSWQKSDNSTFVLYATNAAGELISRDQTKVGGTVTLTEATLAKIGVVVTDNGTLIQEGQASVYLRTGQFLRLAVLAGDGTVIEDLPVDNKVVADGEEDVAFLSTEEFILQGKLTHTLSSMNWLATAQLQQDQPIYFFQANSTIQIGASGSCALTNTLKWAPLELDPLTGQKRVGGVVAADTAEFRNALKENALNFTLIGGGTGDKFDITQNLAIQTAGYYAPFLETSQGNIFFIGSNANPGNQAHFRLFGDGVFGIEDLPGGSTSDFDFNDMVVRLSPV from the coding sequence ATGGCATCCCCCACCAACACCATTTTTCTCAATGCCCAGCAGTCCTTGCTTCAACGACTGTACAACCAGTCCCCCCTCAGTGCCATTCAAAATGGTGTTGCCCAAGTGGGAATTGCGGTTGTTTTTAGTAATAATTCGCCCCAATCTACGGAAATCTACGCCAATGCCCAAGGGAATCTCGTTAATTCCAGTGGCACTGCTATAGACGGGCTTTCTTTTGGGGGGCCTGGGCAAACCTTTATTGGGGGCAAGGCCTATATTGCGCTCTCCGGCCAACTCGATTGGAAAACCACCAACGCCTTTCAAAACAGTTCCGGGGAATACGATGAAGGTCTTTTTAGTTTTGCCAACGCCCTGTTTTACCAAGTCAATCTCGACTCCTTTGAATTTACCTTCTCCAACTCCCCCTTTGACGCGGCTAACCTCACCTCAGTCAACTGGTTTAGTATTCCAATGCGGATGTGGGTTCCCGGCAATACCACCAGCGGTAATCAGAGCGGGTTTCAAGCCTCGCCGAATCAACAAAACTGGGTAGAAGCCCTCCAAGGCCTGGTGCCCAATGGCTCAAATGTGTTTAAAGATGCCGCCGGAAACTTTCTGATTGCAGCCTCTCCCACCACCACACCCTTTTCAAATCAAAGCTTTGCTTGGATATCTCTCCCTGCTGCCAGCACCACAGAAATTACCGTCGCCAAAAATCTCAATTACTACCCCAACCAGATCGTCCAATTCGCCCAAAACACTGGCGGTACCCTCCCCGATCCTCTGAAACCGAACACCAACTACTATGTCCTCAGCTACAACAATTCCACCGGGGTCTTACAGGTTTCTGATTCCCTGGGGGGCGCGCCGATCGAATACACAAGCACTGGCAGTAATGCCCCAAGCCTAACTGTTACCATCACCACCCCCGACTATCCCACTGAGGTCTATGGCAGCTTTCAAACCTACGTCAACGACTTTATTAGTTGGCTCCCGGCATTACCTACCGGCAACAGCATCTCCACCGAATCTCCCTACTCCATTTCAGGCTATTTCAATGGAGCTCCGAGTGATGATGCTGGTCAGCAGATTTGGCATAATGGTGGATTTTATAACTATCAAATTTACTACGACTCCACTAAGCAAAATGTTGTTCTGATTCCTGGCACCCAGATCACCAATGCTGGCGTGAGTCAAGTCCAAGGGATTCTGGCCATTAGCACTACAAACTTAGAAAACAGTATTATTGCCACTAACGGAACCTATTCGGTCTATGCCAGCCTGAGCGACTACGCCAACAATACCCCCTACAATTACACCACTCAATTTCCCTCTGGTAGCACGCCCAACGCAGCCACCACTAGCACCACGATCAATACTGGCTCAAATAATCAGTGGGGGCCAGTCTTTGCCAACTTAGCGACGGGGTTTGTGGCGGGGTATTGGCGGCAAAATGATTCAGTCCAAAATACGGCTGTATTTAACAATTCAAACTTCTGGTCTTTCTTTAACGCGGATGGCACACCCAAAGCCTTTAGCAACACTACCGCGGGCTTCTTTGATCCCTACTCTAAACTCTTTGCCAACAACAGCAACAGCTACGGCGGTAACTATACCGACAATTTGGAAAAAAGCCTTGGCCTGGGTGCGCCGCTTTTAACTGTGGGTGAAGCCAATACCGATAATGCCATCTATGTTTCTCTGTTAGATATTAATAATCTACCCACCGGTACAACACCCCCCAGCACCGACATCAGCACAAGCTTCGGTAACTTTGCCTGGAATGGCTATCAACCCCCAGTCCAACCGGCCCCATCCCAATTACCCACAACCAGCTTTGCCACGCCACCTGCGGCCAATAACTTCTCCAGCTTCGGCGTAACCGTTGACTTTAGCGGCCAGATGATTAGTCTGAATTCGGATCAGATTAAATTTGTCAGCTTGCAGTCCTCCGATGGCCGCTTTACCGGGACAGCCGAGACGTTTCAAGGGTGGGGCAACTATCAATATATCCCAGGCCAGCCAAACCCCAGCTACAACCAGGCCAGCCAACCCAATGGTGTATTTAACCTTGTCAACTTTCCCCTACCCAATGCAGCCGGAACCACAGGTTATACTCTTAAATTCCTTGATCAGGATCAAAAACCTCTCTATGAAACCAAGTTCTTCCTAACTGGTGATGGCAACTACTACAACGCCACAGTCGGCTCCGGATCAGGGCAACAAATTCAACAGCGTTATTTTCCCCTGACTCAAAGCCCCACTGCCGCCGCAAATAACCTGGCCGCCTCAGTCCCCTATACCCAATCTGCCTTGACCAGCAGCGATTTTGGGACATCACCAACCACCCCTAGTAATTCAAACATGGTCTATGGCAACTACCTCAACGCCCTCACCCTCACCCCAATTGCCAGTAGCGCGCCGCAACTTCCGCCCCAACTCTGGGATTACAATAGCTCGGTCTTAGGCAACAACCCTAACTTGTCCCAACCCTGGGCCCCTATCGTCTGGATACAAAACAGCACCAGCTATGTCTTACCCAGCGACTACAGTACCACAGCCCCAAGCCCCGCCAATTACACCCTGGCCACCCCATTAACCTCAGGCGATCTCACTTTTAGTTGGTTAGGTGGCCCCAATTCCCTTGGTGGTGTCTATACTCTCCCAGGTGCATTCATTAGTAACCTTTCTGGGACTAACAACAAAACCTTTGCTTTAGCGTCGGGGAATATTCAATTTATCAACGCCCCCAATGGCATCACCCCGCTACCCTTCCAGTCCGACATTGATGGACAGTGGGCCGTCAAAACCAATCCCTCCACGCCGCTGCCCAACGGAACCTACACCATTAACTTCACCCAGGCCCTGACAGATCCTCAAGGTAACTCTTTAACCGTAGGTTATGCCGGAAATCTCAGCAGTAGCTACAGCACCACATTTACTGTTAATCAAACCACTAACCTTCAGTTCCAGGCCAGTTCTCCAGGGTTGACCCTTGTCCCCCCGTCAGGCTCCACGGCATCTGGGCAATGGTTGAATATAACGATTGACAGTTGGCAAAAATCTGACAATTCTACCTTTGTGCTCTACGCTACCAACGCCGCTGGAGAATTAATCAGTCGGGATCAAACGAAAGTTGGCGGCACTGTTACCCTCACCGAAGCCACCTTAGCCAAAATTGGAGTTGTGGTCACGGACAATGGCACCTTAATACAAGAAGGCCAAGCCTCAGTCTATTTACGCACTGGACAGTTTTTACGTCTTGCTGTTCTCGCCGGTGATGGCACGGTGATTGAAGATTTGCCTGTTGATAACAAAGTTGTGGCGGATGGTGAAGAGGATGTTGCCTTCTTAAGTACCGAAGAATTCATTCTCCAGGGCAAACTTACCCATACCCTCAGCTCTATGAACTGGCTTGCTACGGCCCAACTACAACAGGATCAACCGATTTACTTTTTCCAGGCCAACTCAACCATCCAAATTGGAGCTTCGGGTAGTTGCGCCCTCACTAATACCCTCAAGTGGGCCCCCCTAGAGCTTGATCCCTTGACTGGACAAAAGCGGGTCGGGGGTGTGGTGGCCGCAGATACCGCTGAATTTCGCAATGCCCTCAAGGAAAATGCCCTAAACTTTACCCTCATAGGGGGAGGCACAGGGGATAAATTTGATATCACCCAAAATTTAGCGATTCAAACCGCTGGCTACTATGCCCCCTTCCTGGAAACATCCCAAGGCAACATCTTCTTCATCGGTAGCAATGCAAATCCTGGCAACCAAGCCCACTTCCGCTTATTTGGAGATGGGGTTTTTGGGATCGAGGACTTACCCGGTGGCAGCACTAGTGACTTTGACTTTAACGATATGGTTGTGCGGCTCAGTCCCGTTTAG
- a CDS encoding glycosyltransferase family 4 protein, producing the protein MPYHLIAFIASCLVVLWVTPFVQTIGLKIGCVDNPNARKVHAQPMVRLGGVAIFLGNLVALLLVWNAGGFGWLPTSEEYRIWGVTVGGIVFFLIGLADDLFTLPALVRLVAQFVAASLVWVAGVRIENFSMPFLGTVTLGALSLPLTTIWLVGMTNAMNFIDGLDGLAAGVAAIAAAVMLFVSVFLNQPAAGLLAAALAGGALGFLRYNFNPAKIFMGDGGAYFMGFTLAGIGVIGLVKGVTTVAVALPFLILAVPIIDTSTVVIERLRRGLSPFQPDKRHLHHRLLKAGLSQRGTVLFIYALTLWVGSLALGFAGIPSGWGYAIGASLLMIYAVWMVWQRTRGLGDE; encoded by the coding sequence ATGCCCTATCACCTCATTGCGTTTATTGCTTCTTGCCTGGTGGTTCTCTGGGTTACGCCCTTTGTCCAAACCATAGGCTTAAAAATTGGCTGTGTGGATAACCCCAATGCCCGCAAAGTCCATGCCCAGCCGATGGTGCGTTTAGGGGGGGTAGCCATTTTTTTGGGGAATCTCGTCGCGCTCCTCTTGGTTTGGAATGCTGGGGGGTTTGGCTGGTTGCCGACCTCGGAGGAATACCGAATTTGGGGGGTAACGGTTGGGGGAATTGTCTTTTTCCTGATTGGCCTGGCGGACGACCTGTTTACCTTACCTGCCTTGGTTCGACTAGTGGCTCAATTCGTGGCGGCCAGTTTGGTTTGGGTGGCAGGGGTGCGAATTGAAAACTTTTCAATGCCATTTTTAGGCACGGTCACTTTAGGGGCCTTAAGCTTACCCCTGACGACCATCTGGTTAGTAGGCATGACCAACGCGATGAATTTTATTGATGGCTTAGATGGCCTGGCGGCGGGGGTAGCGGCGATTGCGGCGGCGGTCATGCTGTTTGTGAGTGTCTTTCTGAACCAACCAGCAGCGGGCCTGTTAGCGGCGGCCTTGGCAGGGGGTGCGTTGGGGTTTCTGCGGTATAACTTTAATCCAGCCAAGATTTTTATGGGGGATGGTGGGGCCTACTTTATGGGCTTTACCCTGGCCGGAATTGGCGTAATTGGCCTGGTGAAGGGGGTGACAACGGTGGCAGTGGCTTTGCCCTTTTTAATCCTGGCAGTGCCGATTATTGATACCTCCACGGTGGTGATTGAACGACTCCGGCGCGGGCTTTCTCCTTTTCAACCGGATAAACGTCATTTACACCATCGCCTCTTAAAAGCCGGTCTATCTCAGCGGGGAACCGTTCTGTTTATTTATGCTTTAACCCTTTGGGTCGGCAGCTTGGCCTTGGGCTTTGCGGGGATTCCCAGTGGTTGGGGCTATGCCATTGGAGCTTCCCTGTTAATGATTTATGCGGTTTGGATGGTTTGGCAACGGACAAGGGGCCTGGGGGACGAATGA
- a CDS encoding competence/damage-inducible protein A: protein MTALGWQQSAEILCIGTELLLGEVVNTNANYLAAELARLGIPHYYQTVVGDNPTRIKQAIAIACERARLLIFTGGLGPTPDDLTTETIADFFETPLIERPEIIADLDQKFAQRGGYSPSNRKQALLPSGAEILPNPTGTAPGLIWQPRPGLTLMTFPGVPSEMKAMWQQTAVPYLQAQGWGQEMIYSRVLRFWGIPESVLAEKVAAQIALANPTVAPYAGEGEARLRITTKAKSEIEANQLIQPIEQQIRNITGLDCYGTDNDTLAAVVGKLLLARQQTLGVAESCTGGGLGAMLTTLPGSSAYFLGGVISYANAIKINVLGVDGDVLAKAGAVSAIVAGQMAQGGKELLGSDWALSITGIAGPGGGSELKPVGLVFIGLAGPENFLETFEYRFSSQRGRDWIRSLSSRAALDKLRRQLLRGS, encoded by the coding sequence ATGACGGCATTGGGCTGGCAGCAAAGTGCGGAAATTCTCTGTATTGGCACAGAACTGCTTTTAGGGGAAGTGGTCAATACCAATGCCAATTATCTCGCGGCTGAATTGGCCCGCTTGGGGATACCCCACTACTACCAAACTGTAGTTGGCGATAACCCAACACGGATTAAACAAGCCATTGCCATTGCCTGTGAACGGGCGCGATTGTTGATCTTCACTGGGGGCCTGGGGCCGACCCCAGATGATTTAACGACTGAAACCATCGCCGATTTTTTTGAAACACCCCTGATTGAACGCCCTGAAATTATTGCCGATTTAGACCAGAAATTTGCCCAGCGGGGTGGTTATAGCCCCAGTAATCGGAAACAAGCCCTTTTACCCAGCGGGGCTGAGATCCTTCCCAATCCAACGGGAACTGCCCCAGGCCTGATCTGGCAACCCCGGCCGGGTTTAACCTTAATGACTTTCCCCGGTGTGCCCTCGGAAATGAAAGCCATGTGGCAGCAGACCGCAGTTCCCTATTTACAGGCCCAGGGGTGGGGACAAGAGATGATCTACAGTCGGGTCTTACGGTTTTGGGGCATCCCGGAGTCCGTATTGGCAGAAAAAGTTGCGGCCCAAATTGCCTTAGCTAATCCGACAGTAGCCCCCTATGCCGGAGAAGGAGAGGCGCGTTTACGCATTACAACGAAAGCAAAGTCGGAAATAGAAGCCAATCAACTGATTCAGCCCATTGAACAGCAAATTCGGAACATCACCGGCCTGGACTGTTACGGTACAGACAATGACACATTGGCCGCAGTGGTGGGGAAGCTATTACTGGCCCGACAACAAACCCTAGGGGTAGCTGAGTCCTGCACGGGTGGGGGCCTAGGGGCCATGTTGACAACCCTGCCAGGGAGTTCTGCCTATTTTCTGGGTGGAGTGATCTCCTATGCCAATGCGATTAAAATCAATGTCCTGGGTGTGGATGGGGATGTGCTGGCCAAAGCAGGGGCTGTCAGTGCCATAGTGGCTGGTCAAATGGCCCAAGGAGGCAAGGAACTTCTCGGTAGTGATTGGGCCTTGAGTATTACTGGAATTGCTGGGCCAGGGGGCGGATCAGAACTAAAGCCTGTGGGTTTGGTGTTTATTGGCCTGGCGGGGCCGGAGAATTTCCTCGAAACCTTTGAATATCGGTTTAGTTCCCAACGCGGCCGTGATTGGATTCGTTCCCTCAGTAGCCGGGCAGCACTGGATAAACTCCGCCGTCAGTTGTTAAGGGGGTCTTAA
- a CDS encoding glycosyltransferase, with amino-acid sequence MPNPNFLYLLAPGLAVILLLQVPAFLILLARLLPGIRRPAPLKPALSQPEDLAQVTIVVPTLNEVLRLGPCLAGLSRQGYEVREILVVDSHSQDGTDALVKAAQAKDPRIRLKHDPPLPADWVGRPWALHNGYLFSSPDSEWILGIDADIRPQTGLVASLVQTARAENLDVIGLSPRFILKYPGEWWLQPALLMTLIYRFGAAAKVETQPERALTNGQCLLIRRSLLTQLNGYTCAQQSFCDDVSLVRACVAVGAKVAFRDGKNLIQVRMYEGLGETWQEWGRSLDLKDATPRGQLWGDLWFLTAVQGLPLIMSLMGLGLKMGGVEWLTLDILLALNLGLLAMRWGMVAAVSGSYLPGPGQGLLWLSPLADTLAVWRIIQSSMQQPKSWRGRSYQSF; translated from the coding sequence TTGCCCAACCCCAACTTCCTATATTTACTTGCCCCAGGCCTGGCCGTGATCTTACTCCTCCAGGTTCCAGCTTTCTTGATTCTTTTGGCACGCCTATTACCAGGAATCCGCCGTCCGGCCCCCCTCAAGCCCGCCTTATCCCAACCCGAAGATTTAGCCCAAGTTACTATTGTTGTTCCGACCCTCAATGAGGTTCTACGTCTGGGGCCTTGCTTAGCGGGTTTAAGTCGTCAGGGCTATGAAGTTCGCGAAATTTTGGTTGTGGACAGTCACTCCCAAGATGGGACAGATGCGCTGGTTAAGGCCGCTCAAGCCAAGGATCCTCGCATCAGACTCAAACATGATCCTCCCTTGCCCGCTGATTGGGTGGGACGGCCCTGGGCCTTGCATAATGGCTATTTGTTCAGTAGTCCTGATTCAGAATGGATTTTAGGGATTGACGCGGATATTCGTCCCCAGACCGGGTTAGTTGCAAGTTTAGTCCAAACTGCCAGAGCTGAAAACCTAGATGTCATCGGCCTATCACCGCGCTTTATTCTCAAATATCCGGGGGAATGGTGGTTGCAGCCGGCCCTGTTGATGACCCTCATTTATCGCTTTGGGGCCGCAGCCAAGGTGGAAACCCAACCAGAGCGGGCCCTCACCAATGGGCAATGTTTACTAATTCGGCGGTCGCTCTTAACACAACTGAATGGCTATACCTGCGCCCAACAGTCCTTTTGTGATGATGTCAGTTTAGTCCGGGCCTGTGTAGCTGTAGGGGCAAAGGTGGCATTTCGGGATGGGAAAAACTTAATTCAAGTGCGGATGTATGAGGGCCTGGGGGAAACGTGGCAAGAGTGGGGCCGTTCCTTGGACTTAAAAGACGCAACACCAAGGGGGCAACTCTGGGGCGATCTCTGGTTTTTGACCGCTGTTCAGGGTTTGCCGTTAATTATGAGTCTGATGGGCCTGGGCTTGAAAATGGGTGGCGTTGAGTGGCTCACCTTGGATATTCTCTTAGCCCTGAACCTGGGATTGCTGGCGATGCGTTGGGGAATGGTTGCTGCGGTATCCGGTTCCTATCTTCCCGGCCCGGGCCAGGGGTTATTATGGCTATCTCCTTTGGCCGATACCTTGGCAGTCTGGCGAATTATCCAATCATCAATGCAACAACCTAAATCTTGGCGGGGCCGCAGTTATCAGAGCTTTTAA
- the cruF gene encoding gamma-carotene 1'-hydroxylase CruF — protein MKPLVIAERICLITHVLSMTFGLAGLLLVVPHPEFILSLPSWGQQLFQLSMGTGGVVYIVFGAAAIALHAYRHFGASKLWTFLIPAVGISLGSELLGTSTGFPFGHYGYLSGLGYKIAGLVPFTIPLSWFYMGLATFVLAYSGLISRPLMGGKLAGVLATIGTVGLAAVLLTAWDFVLDPAMSQTSIPFWQFQEVGAFFGMPYRNILGWTGTGAVFMAVGMVFWRSKPIIITQAQLVLPLIVYLVNFAFGAVITLTSLDQRFIIPTVIGLVVGVLPVIVLWVKAPLVSSGPVPSGSLNESTPSLPVTLASK, from the coding sequence ATGAAGCCCCTCGTAATTGCTGAACGGATTTGCCTGATCACCCATGTCCTCTCAATGACCTTTGGCCTGGCGGGTTTGCTCTTGGTTGTCCCCCATCCTGAATTTATTTTGTCCTTACCAAGTTGGGGACAGCAGCTTTTTCAACTGAGTATGGGCACAGGGGGAGTGGTTTACATTGTTTTTGGAGCCGCCGCCATTGCCCTCCACGCCTATCGACATTTTGGGGCCAGTAAACTCTGGACTTTTTTAATTCCAGCCGTGGGTATTTCCCTGGGTAGTGAACTCTTAGGCACTAGCACTGGTTTTCCCTTTGGCCATTATGGCTACCTCAGTGGCCTGGGCTATAAGATTGCGGGCTTAGTCCCCTTTACGATTCCCCTGTCGTGGTTTTATATGGGCCTGGCCACCTTTGTCCTTGCCTACTCTGGTCTCATTTCGAGGCCCCTAATGGGCGGGAAATTGGCTGGGGTATTGGCGACAATTGGGACAGTGGGCTTAGCGGCGGTACTTCTGACGGCCTGGGACTTTGTTTTAGATCCTGCCATGAGCCAAACCTCGATCCCCTTCTGGCAGTTTCAAGAGGTGGGGGCCTTTTTTGGCATGCCCTATCGCAACATCTTGGGTTGGACGGGGACTGGAGCCGTGTTTATGGCTGTGGGGATGGTCTTTTGGCGTTCAAAGCCGATCATCATTACCCAGGCCCAGTTGGTGTTGCCCTTAATTGTTTACTTAGTCAACTTTGCCTTTGGAGCGGTGATTACCCTGACATCTCTGGATCAGCGATTTATTATTCCGACTGTTATTGGCTTAGTCGTGGGTGTTCTGCCCGTGATTGTCTTGTGGGTTAAGGCTCCCTTAGTTAGTTCTGGGCCAGTTCCGTCAGGCTCCTTAAACGAATCCACCCCCAGCTTACCTGTGACGCTGGCCTCCAAATAA